CGTCGATCAATGCTGCGTCCTGGATACGCTCCGGCCGCACCCCGACGATGACGTTTTCCGGTTTCGGGTGCCCGGCGATCACCTCCCGGATTTCCGGCGCCAACGTCACCTCGCCGAACGGCAGGTTCAGTCCGATCGAGTTCAGCGTGGCTGGGAAGAAATTCATGGCCGGCGAGCCGATAAAGCCCGCGACGAATAGATTGGCGGGCCGCTCGTAAAGCTCTTCAGGCGTGCCGATCTGCTGTGCGACACCCCCGTGCATCACCACCACGCGATCACCCAACGTCATTGCCTCGGTCTGGTCGTGAGTGACGTAGACGGTGGTGGTGCCCAGTCTCCGCTGCAGCTGGGCAATCTCGCCGCGCATCTGTACCCGCAGTTTTGCGTCCAGGTTGGACAGCGGCTCGTCCATCAGAAACGCCTTGGGATGGCGCACGATAGCCCTGCCCATCGCGACCCGCTGTCGCTGGCCACCCGACAATTGCGAGGGCTTGCGGTCCAAAAGAGCGGTCAGGTCGAGGATTTTTGCAGTCTCGGAGACCTTCTGCGCAATATCAGCCTTCTTCATCTTCGCCAAGGTCAGCGGGAACGCGATGTTCTGCCGCACCGTCATATGCGGGTACAGCGCGTACGACTGGAACACCATTGCGATGTCGCGGTCCTTTGGCGCCTTCTCGTTTACCCGCTCGCCGCCGATCCGCAGTTCTCCCGACGAGATATCTTCAAGTCCAGCAATCATATTCAGTGTCGTGGTCTTGCCACAGCCGGAAGGGCCAACCAGGATCAGGAATTCGCCGTCGGCGATGGTGATGTTGAGGTCGCGCACCGCTGAGTGACCGTCGGGGTAACTCTTGTTGACGTGCTCAAGCACAATTTCGGCCATCGCGCTATCCCTTCACAGCGCCAGAGGTCAACCCGGCGACAATCCGTCGTTGGAAGATTAAAACGAAGACGATGATCGGGATCGTAATCACGATCGCACCGGCCGCAATCGATCCGGTCGGCTCCTCGAATTGCGAACTGCCGGTGAAGTTGGCGATGGCCACCGGCGCGGTGATCGCCGCCTTGGTGGCGGTCAGCGATAACGCAAGCAGCAGGTCGTTCCAGGCGAAAATGAACACCAGGATCGCGGCGGTCACCAAGCCCGGCGCCGCCAGCGGCGCAATGACCCTACGGAAGGCCTGACCGGGCGTCGCGCCGTCCATCTTGGCCGCCCTCTCCAAATCCCACGGGATTTCCCGGAAGAACGCCGACAGCGTGTAGATCGCGAGTGGCAGCGCAAAGGTGATGTACGGCAAGATCAGCCCAGGCCAGGTGTCGAACAGGCCGATGGCACGTTCGATGTTGAACAACGGTGTGACCAACGAGATCGCCGGAAACATCGTGATCAGCAGGGTGGTGCCGATCAGTAGCCGCTTGCCCGGAAACTCCAGCCGGGCAACCGGGTAGGCCGCCATCGCGCCGAGCACCACCGCGATCAGGGTTGTGATCAGACCGATGCCGATGGAGTTGATCAACGCCGAGCTGAACAATTCGCCCCGGAAGATGCCGCGGTAGTTGTCGAAAGTTACCGTCGACGGAATCAGCTTGCCGTCTTTGACCGTTGACGTCGGCTTGAGTGACAGGCTGAAAATCCACAGCACCGGGAGCAACGCGTACGCCACGATCAGGGTGTCGACAACGGCCCAGTATGTGACGCGTCGCGCGCCTGCCTGCTCAGCGCCCATTTGCCGCACCTCCGGGCGCCGCAGCGCCGAACAGCTTGATGAAGATGAACGCAATGATGGCGACACAGCCGAAGATCAGCACGCTGATCGCCGAACCAAGGCCCACATTGAACCCCTTGAACAGGTTGTCATAGCCCAGGATCGACACTGACTGGGTGCTGTTGTTGCCCCCGGTCAGCACATAGATGTTGTCAAAGATCCGGAATGCGTCCAGAGTCCTGAAGAGCAGAGCAACGACGATCGCCGGCTTGATCATCGGCAAGATGATCTTCGTCAAGCGTCGCCAAGCGCCGGCCCCGTCGACCTGCGCGGCCTTCAGCAGGTCCTCGGGGACCAGCGCCAACCCCGCCAAAAGCAGCAGCGACATGAATGGCGTCGTTTTCCAGACCTCGGCGATCACGACAATGCCCAACGACGGGATCTGTTGCGTCAGTGGCGCGCTACCTTGCGGCAGCAGGTTGGCGAGATACCCGGTGCCAGGCGTCCAGGCGTAGTACCAGCTGTACGACGCGACCACCGTGACGATCCCGTACGGAATGAGCACCGCGGTGCGCACCAACCCCTTCCCGATCAGCGTGCGGTGCATCGCCAGCGCGAGCGCCAGGCCCAATACGAACTCGATCGTCACCGAAACCACCGTGATCGCCAGCGTCACCGCTAGCGCCGTCCACCAATACCGGTCGGTCAGGATCGTTTGATAGTTGTTCAGGCCGATGAACGCGGTGTCGTTCGGGGTGGCCAGGTTGTTGCGCTGCAGGCTCAGCCACAGCGCGTAACCGATCGGATAGGCCGTCACCGCCAGCATCAAGATCACCGCGGGTGCGACCAGAATGAACGCCAGTCGCCTTTCGGCCCTGCGGTTCCCGGTGCGGGAAAGGACCGGGATAGCGGTCCGCTGTCCAACGGAGGTCACGGAAGCAGGCCCCTGCCGTCGATGGCTTTCTGCGCCTGTGCGGCGAGTTTGTCCGCCGTGGACTCCGGGTCGATCGCGGTGATCGGGCTCAGCGCCGCCGCAAGCCGGATGGACAACGCCTGGTACACCGGCGTCGCCGGCCGCACCGCGGCGTCGGTGAGCTGCCGCCGAATGACGGAGTGCATCGGATATTTCGCCTGGAATTGCGGATCGGAGTAGAGCGATCCCCGCACCGGGGGCAAACCCCCTTCGAGCGCGACGTACTTCTGATTCCGCAGGTCACGCAGGCAGCGCACCGCCTCGAATGCCTCCGCTCGATGGCGGCTCGTCTTGGCCACCGCCAGGTTCAACCCCCCGATCGTCACCTTGGCCGGCTGGCCCGGCTGCACACCCGGATAGGGCGCGAAACCGAACACCTTCCGGCTGGCCGCATACGCGATGCGGAACTGCTCGTCGCTTGGGGTGAACGTCCCGACGTCGTTGATGCTGTCGGCTAGCTCCGGAATCCGGTTGAGCGGCAGGAAGGGCACACCGCCCTTCACCGCGTTCTCGAGCATGGACGCCAGCACGAACGGCCAGTTGACTTCGAGCGCGGCCTTACCCTGTTCGAAGGCCAACCGCGCGCTGCCCTCTTCGGTCCGGGTGATCGACGGGTCGGCTCCAGGCGCGGTGGCCACCGACTTCAGGATCTGCAGTGCGCCGACCGTCGCCGCCCGGTGTGCGGGGGTATCGGTCAAGGTGACGTGCCGGCCATCCTCAGAGAGGACCGCTCCACCAGCGCTCACCAGCAGCGTGTTGAACCACACCACCAGGCCCTCGCCCTGACTGCCCTGTACCCCGAGCCAGCTGGGCTTTCCCGCCGCGTGCAGCCGGGCCGCCTCAGCGACCATGCCGTTCCAGTCGGTTGGCGGGTCATTCAACAAATCTGGCCGGTACCAGAGCAATTGAGTATTCGTGGTGACGGGTGCCCCGTACAGCTTGTGCTTCCAGCGGGCCGTCGCAAGCGGGCCCGGCAGGGTATCGGCGGTGGCGTCACTCTCGGCCAGCCCCGCTGGGTCGTCCGACAGCGGCAGCGCCCACCCCGCTTCGGCGAATTCCGCCGTCCACACCACATCCAGGGCCATCACGTCAAGGGTGTGGTCATTGCCGGTCAGCCGCCGGGCCAGTTGCAGCCGCTGCTCATTGGGAGCTCTGGGCAAACTGACCTGCTTAACCGTGAACCGGCCACCGAACTGCTGGTTGCAACGCTGGGCAACTGCGGTGAACGCCGCGCCCTCGTTGGCGGGCGTGTAGAAGCTAATCACCAGCCCGTGGCCGCGGGACCCGCACGCCGACGACACCACCGCAGTAGTCAACGCGGCCAGCACGACAGCGCTCAGCCGCCGCATCGGCCCGCGACTCATGACCACACTTGCCTCTCGTCCGGCGTCAGATCGCCAGTCGTGCCAGCAGATCCCGCGCCTTTTCCGCGTTTTGCGGATCACAGAGTACGTCGTAGCGACCGGCGACCAACTGCATGGTCGAACTGAAATCCCTTGTGCCGCGGGCCATTGCGTACGGCACCGCGGAAGTGATCAGCCCGAAGAACACCCCGGCGACCAGACCGGTGACCAACGCGGACCATGGATTGGGGCTGAAGAACCCGAGCACCAAACCGATGAACAGGCCCAACCAGGCGCCGCTCAGCACACCACCGCTAAGCACCTTGGGCCATGTCAGCCGGCCCGTAACCCGCTCCACCTGCATGAGGTCAACGCCAACAATGGTCACCTGTTGGACCGGGAACTGCTGTTCGGAAAGATAGTCGACCGCGCGCTGCGCCTCGGCGTAGGTGGGATACGACCCGACCGGCCAACCTTTCGGCGGGGTGGGCAGTCCGGGCACACCACGGCGACCCGCGCCTGCGGCTGCGGATGTTGAACCAGGAACCTGTCCGGGCTGGAATGGGCTAGTCATCGGTTGTAATTCTCCTCCGCCCTTATTTCGAGGGCCATCGTTTCATGTCCGGTCAGGTCCAGCTACTTCCGTCACACTATCGACGCAACCCGCAAGCAACCGAGGCGTGGTGGATTGCCCACCTCCTCAGCCCGCCGTCCGGCACGCATCGTCGGCGGGCTAGACCCAATTGCCCACCTCCTCAGCCCGCCGTCCGGCACGCATCGTCGGCGGGCTAGACCCAATTGCCCACCTCCTCAGCCCGCCGTCCGGCACGCATCGTCGGCGGGCTAGACCCAATTGCCCACCTCCTCAGCCCGCCGTCCGGCACGCATCGTCGGCGGGCTAGACCCAATTGCCCACCTCCTCAGCCCGCCGTCCGGCACGCATCGTCGGCGGGCTAGGTTGATCAGCATGACTGCTCCCGGCGGCTCCTCCGGCGAGAGTGCGCACGATGCCGCGGCCACACCGCGTCCAGCCGGTGAGCAACCCCCCGAACAGCCACTTTCTGACGCTCCCTGGGCGCCGCCGGCATCTTCGCCGGTGGCCGATTACCCGCCGTCCGGCTCCCCGCCTAGCTACCAGCCGGGGTATCCGCCCGACTATCCAACACCGATGCCACCCGGCGGCTACGCACCGCACGGATACCAGCCCTCTGCCGCGTCTTCAGAGGGCTACGGTGGTGCACCGTTTCCGCCCATGCCGCCGCCATATGGGGGATCGCCGGGCGGCTACGGACCTGCCTCCTATCCGGATCCGGGCGCATATTCCGGCGGCTACTACCCGGGACCCGAATATCCGGGCGGCTACGGGCCATCGCAGCCCGGCATGAACACCATGGCGATCGTCTCGCTGATCTCGGCGTTCGTCGGCGTGTTCTGCTGCGTCGGCTCGATCGTCGGCATCGTGTTGGGCGCGATCGCCATCAACCAGATCAAGCGGACTCGTGAAGACGGCTACGGCCTGGCGGTGACCGGCATCGTGATTGGCATCGCGACCCTGCTGGTCTATTTGATCGTGGGGATCTTTACCATCCCTTCGCATTAGCGACGTTGGGTAACCGTCGGTTGATCCGGCAGGCAGCTGCCTAGGCTCTCAACCATGGGATCGGTCAACAGGGTGTACCTGGCGCGGCTCTCGCGGATGGTGGTGTTGGGACCGCTCGGCGAATCGTTCGGACGCGTTCGCGACATCGTGATCAGCATCAGCATCGTCCGCCAGCAACCGCGAGTGCTCGGGCTGGTGGTCGATTTGGCGACCCGCCGCAAGATTTTCGTACCGATCCTGCGGGTCGCCGCGATCGAGCCCGATGCGGTGACGCTGCGCACCGGTAACGTGTCACTGCGGCATTTCGAGCAGCGGCCGGGCGAAGCGCTGGCTCTGGGCCAAGTGCTCGACACTCCGGTGAAAATCAACGATCCCGAACTGCCGGAGCTGGCCGGCGTCGAGGTCGTGATCACCGACCTCGGTATCGAGCAAACCCGAACTCGCGACTGGATGGTGACCAGGGTCGCCGTCCGTACGCAGCGTCGGCTGGGACGGC
The nucleotide sequence above comes from Mycobacterium decipiens. Encoded proteins:
- a CDS encoding ABC transporter substrate-binding protein, whose product is MVMSRGPMRRLSAVVLAALTTAVVSSACGSRGHGLVISFYTPANEGAAFTAVAQRCNQQFGGRFTVKQVSLPRAPNEQRLQLARRLTGNDHTLDVMALDVVWTAEFAEAGWALPLSDDPAGLAESDATADTLPGPLATARWKHKLYGAPVTTNTQLLWYRPDLLNDPPTDWNGMVAEAARLHAAGKPSWLGVQGSQGEGLVVWFNTLLVSAGGAVLSEDGRHVTLTDTPAHRAATVGALQILKSVATAPGADPSITRTEEGSARLAFEQGKAALEVNWPFVLASMLENAVKGGVPFLPLNRIPELADSINDVGTFTPSDEQFRIAYAASRKVFGFAPYPGVQPGQPAKVTIGGLNLAVAKTSRHRAEAFEAVRCLRDLRNQKYVALEGGLPPVRGSLYSDPQFQAKYPMHSVIRRQLTDAAVRPATPVYQALSIRLAAALSPITAIDPESTADKLAAQAQKAIDGRGLLP
- a CDS encoding carbohydrate ABC transporter permease; amino-acid sequence: MTSVGQRTAIPVLSRTGNRRAERRLAFILVAPAVILMLAVTAYPIGYALWLSLQRNNLATPNDTAFIGLNNYQTILTDRYWWTALAVTLAITVVSVTIEFVLGLALALAMHRTLIGKGLVRTAVLIPYGIVTVVASYSWYYAWTPGTGYLANLLPQGSAPLTQQIPSLGIVVIAEVWKTTPFMSLLLLAGLALVPEDLLKAAQVDGAGAWRRLTKIILPMIKPAIVVALLFRTLDAFRIFDNIYVLTGGNNSTQSVSILGYDNLFKGFNVGLGSAISVLIFGCVAIIAFIFIKLFGAAAPGGAANGR
- the sugB gene encoding trehalose ABC transporter permease SugB; this translates as MGAEQAGARRVTYWAVVDTLIVAYALLPVLWIFSLSLKPTSTVKDGKLIPSTVTFDNYRGIFRGELFSSALINSIGIGLITTLIAVVLGAMAAYPVARLEFPGKRLLIGTTLLITMFPAISLVTPLFNIERAIGLFDTWPGLILPYITFALPLAIYTLSAFFREIPWDLERAAKMDGATPGQAFRRVIAPLAAPGLVTAAILVFIFAWNDLLLALSLTATKAAITAPVAIANFTGSSQFEEPTGSIAAGAIVITIPIIVFVLIFQRRIVAGLTSGAVKG
- a CDS encoding ABC transporter ATP-binding protein, which produces MAEIVLEHVNKSYPDGHSAVRDLNITIADGEFLILVGPSGCGKTTTLNMIAGLEDISSGELRIGGERVNEKAPKDRDIAMVFQSYALYPHMTVRQNIAFPLTLAKMKKADIAQKVSETAKILDLTALLDRKPSQLSGGQRQRVAMGRAIVRHPKAFLMDEPLSNLDAKLRVQMRGEIAQLQRRLGTTTVYVTHDQTEAMTLGDRVVVMHGGVAQQIGTPEELYERPANLFVAGFIGSPAMNFFPATLNSIGLNLPFGEVTLAPEIREVIAGHPKPENVIVGVRPERIQDAALIDAYQRIRALVFQVKVNLVESLGSDKYVYFTTAGCAVHAAQLDELAGVDGESEAHENQFVARVSAESRAAIGQSIELAFDTAKLAVFDADSGVNLTVAAPTPK
- a CDS encoding general stress protein, with amino-acid sequence MTSPFQPGQVPGSTSAAAGAGRRGVPGLPTPPKGWPVGSYPTYAEAQRAVDYLSEQQFPVQQVTIVGVDLMQVERVTGRLTWPKVLSGGVLSGAWLGLFIGLVLGFFSPNPWSALVTGLVAGVFFGLITSAVPYAMARGTRDFSSTMQLVAGRYDVLCDPQNAEKARDLLARLAI
- a CDS encoding DUF4190 domain-containing protein — protein: MTAPGGSSGESAHDAAATPRPAGEQPPEQPLSDAPWAPPASSPVADYPPSGSPPSYQPGYPPDYPTPMPPGGYAPHGYQPSAASSEGYGGAPFPPMPPPYGGSPGGYGPASYPDPGAYSGGYYPGPEYPGGYGPSQPGMNTMAIVSLISAFVGVFCCVGSIVGIVLGAIAINQIKRTREDGYGLAVTGIVIGIATLLVYLIVGIFTIPSH